Genomic segment of Panicum virgatum strain AP13 chromosome 2K, P.virgatum_v5, whole genome shotgun sequence:
AACAGCCGCTGGCCAATCTGCCGAATTGTGCCATTGGAAACGCGTAACTTCAGTTACCTTCGGTAAAACAGGCATAACTTTTCGCTCGGTGCTccgttttggctcaattttttaCAGCAGAGAAAAGACAAAATTTTGTACATACCATAAAACCGCCTCGCTATTTGGAGctcaaaaaattcaagaaaatttaGGAAGAAAGAGTTTTGAGGCTTCCAAGTGATTTTCTTGTTTTTCAGAAACGCTCCTGATTTTCTGTAGGCCACATCCCACCTCTGTTTAAAGTGCAAATTTTTGTGATTGGAGCTTGTGTTACATCTGTTcggtgaaaaatataaaaaaaatagttgaaaaaataagaaATCTTGATTTCTACTAGTCCTGGAGGTTTTTCGGGGAAAAGATTAAAAATAAGTGCATAGAGTGTTGTTTTGCTTGTTTTTTGAGTTTTATCCACCGTTCTTTGTTCCAACTTGTTGTGCTATGCCTAGGACACATTTTAGCcagcaattgtgacttgtactttGGATACTTATTGAACTTTGCTAATCTGCATTAATTATTTGCTACTCCTTGCTACATATTGTGCCTGTCCCACAGCTCCACATATAATTCGATCAGTACAGGTTCAtcttgcaactgttacacccagCTCAACAACATATTGTACCATTCTGTttggctttggtaagaacacttgcaagacGGTAGTAAGCCGCTTGAGATTTTGCTCTCCACTTTCACCATCACTCAGTACTtgttagttgatagggataataccTTGGTGTTGTCTTTTGCTGTCTTCTAACCATGACAGGGTCAGGTAAAGGAGGGGAGTCCCCTACGGACTTCAGTGAATGCATCTCCAAGGATGAACTTAAGAAACTTGTTGATGACCAGCGCACCTACATCGATGGGAAGTTCAATGAGATGATGCGCAGTATCAATGGAGTTGTCACACGCCTTGAGCATATTGAACAACATCCCCCTCAACAGCGACACCGACGCCACCCTCCTGATGGTGATGAGGACGAGGATGAGGATGCCGtccttgatgatgatgaggatcgTGATGCGCACCATCTTCGGCGCAATCGTCAAGGTATGGGAGGTAATCATAATCGTGGTAACAATAATTCTTTTGCTAAAACTAAATTTACCATGATTCCttttgctggtactgctgatccTGAGGCTTATTTAGATTGGGAACTCGCTGTTGAACAAAAGTTTAATTCTCATTTGGTTCCTACTGAGCATAGAGTTAGACTTGCTGCTAGTGAATTTACTAGCTTTGCTTTGTTTTGGTGGAATGATCTTTGCAATGCTGGTAATGCTGCTACTGTGCCTCAAACTTGGCCTATTTTGAAACAATGCATGAAGTCTCGTTTTGTTCCTCCTTATTACCAGCGCGATCTACGTTTAAAATTGTAAAATTTAAAACAAGGTGATAAAAGGAGTAGAGGAATATTATCAGGAATTGCTTATTGGTCTAGCACGTTGTGGTATtcgtgaggatgatgatgatactAGTGCTAGGTTCTTTGGTGGTTTAAATCGTGATATACAGGATATTCTTGATTACAAAGACTGGACTCGTTTTTCCCAATTGTACCATCTTGCTCTTAAGGCGAACGGGAAGTACAGGGATGCCGCATTGTCCAACAATCTTTCAGGTCCAACACTGGGAGATCGTTTCAGCAGCGTTCTGATGTTGAGAAGCCCAAGGCGCGTATTGCTAAGCCACCAGCAACACCACCAGCTCATGCGCCAGCTTCTGAGGTAAGCAATGTGTCTACTGTGTAGGCCCAATAACACAAGAAGCATGCTACGCTTGAAAGGGGGTCGTCGAGTAGATCATCTACAAACATCGTGTGCCACCGCTGCAAGGGAATGGGACATGTCATGAAGGATTGTCCAAGTACTCGAGCTTTCATCGCTGCACctgatggtaatggatatgtaAGTGCTAGTGATGTTGAGGATGAATTGGTTCTTGCAGCTAACTTTGTTGCAGATTCGGAGGACGAGGTTGAGGCAATTGATTCTGCGGCTGCGACAAAGGACCTTCCTAGTCTTCCTGTGCAGCGTGTGCTGACTTCTAAAGCGGAACATGAGGATGAGGAGAAAATCCAACGCAAGAATTTGTTCCACATGTTTCTCCAAGTTAAGGATTGCCGTGTTCTCACCATAATTGATAGCGGAAGTTGCAGCAACTTGGTGAGTTCAGATTTGAtcaagagatttggtttgcccACTCGTTCTATTTCTCAGCCTTACTACCTTGAATGGTTCAACACTAGTAGTAAGATTAAGGTAACTAAATCAGCACGCATATACTTTTCAGTCGGTTTTTATCATGACTATGCTGATTTTGATGTTGTACCTATGCAATCATCTTCATTGTTGTAAGGACGACCATGGGAATTTGATAATGATGTTGCACACCATGGTAGAACTAATACATACACTTTAATGCATAAGAACAAAAAGATTACTTTGCTTCCTTTATCCCCAGCTGATATTAGGAAACATTTTAATGAGTTTGCTGCAAATGATAAGAAAACACCTCCTAGTAATGATTATTGTGATGCTCAAACTAATGGAATTAAATTGAAGGATGGTGTTTATATTGCTACTACATCTGCTGCTGCGTTATGTGATAACTCTGATGCACCTTGTTATACAATGTTTTGTCGGGATATGTGTTTTATTAACAATGATCCTATGCCACATATTTTGCATCCTGttgtcactaaccttttgcaggaatttgatgctggaatggagtcgaGGATGACTCCAATtaaagaaggggaggatgatgaggacatcgccaCGCTGTACATGCACGAACTGGCCTCATCTCCAAGTTACAAGTCGACTCCAACTCAGTTTTCATGTTCATCTCAGATTCAGCCAACACCCCTGCACGGTTTCGGCAATATCTCCCTCATACGGAGTCGGAATgaggtgatcttggatgcgttggaatcgTGACGATGAGTCACTTCTTTTGGTTCTGTTACCAGCTCCAGAAGCTTCGTGGATCATTCTATGCGACCACGGGAATGTGCTGCGACACCtgttttgggcctttttcaGGCTTTATATCAtgtcgggccttaagcccaagTTGTGGGTGCCCCCCTAgtcgcccccaaccctaggACGCCCCCTTCTCCtttaaactcagtagccgccactgtttagacttgggttttgtttagtttttttgttttccttcgagaaacGGAGATTGATTCGTTctaactgtggcgacaagtccttttacagtgatgcagggcccccgttcttgatctcctccactgtgtcgattagtcctttggaatcgagttctcaAACCCCTCTTTGATTCGCTTCATTCATTTTTGCAATATCAAATTgcgtgtttacatcttcttacttgtgttcttcgattcgcttgcaggaaaagccttctcggcgaggtcaatcaacttgtgcttggttgataaccaacggagcagtggtgtaacagttgcttgacttcgaattgtgctgattagaagccggatcgccaacgtcacaCACTCCATCAATCGAATTTATCTCTACCTCTtggaagatcgggcctagttCTCATCAACCTGGGGCCGCAACCACGTGTACGGTTGCGCCTCCGATCAGGGCGCAGAACGGGTTCTAACGGCTTTCTTAtcctctttttcccattttctcaTTTTCTGGATTTTCGGCATTTTGACCACCAAAAATTCGAACATTCTCCCCTTTGGTCTAAAAGCCGATAACTAACGCCATACTTTAAAGTAGAGTTATGCGAGAGACAGTGAGTTACAATGGTGAACTAATCCCACTGCAACACAGTTGTCTACAATGCACAGAACTACTCAAACTAATGGGAGGTGGTTGTCTTACAACCCTTCCAAGATCACTGGTTATCCGATAATCTCATGCCAGCAATAAGCTCATGAAAAATATTGGGAGGTAAGCCTTTGGTTAGTGGATCCTCGAGCATTTCCTTAGTACTTATATGCTCTAACTCAATTGTATGATCTTGGATTCTATCCTTCACAACAAAATACTAAAGTCTCGATGTGCTTAGCAGTGCCACTTGATTTGTTGTTGTTAGCATAGAAAAGTGCAGCTTTATTATCACAGTATAATCTTAGTGGTTTACTtatgctgtctaccactcttagTCCGGGAATAAAACCCTTAAGCCACACAGCTTGCCCTATGGCCTCGTAACATGCCACGAACTCTGCTTGCATCGTAGATGCTGCTGTAAGTGATTGTTTGGAACTTTTCCATTAAATCACTCCATTTGCAAGTGTGAAGGCATAACCTGATGTCGACTTCTTAGTGTCGACACATCCTGCAAAGTCGGCGTCTGAATAGCCAACTACTTCTAAATTCTCAGTTCTCTTATATGTGAGCATGTATTCCTTAGTGCCCTGCAAATAACGCAGAACTTTCTTAATCGCTTTCCAATTGTCCATACCTGGATTAGACTGAAATTTGCCAAGCATCCCGGTAATGAATGCTAAGTCAAGACGAGTACACACTTGTGCATACATAatgcttccgacagctgaagcatatggaattGTTCTCATTTGATCAATTTTTAATTGATTCCTGGGACTTTGAAATTGCCCAAACTTATCGCCCTTAACAGCTGGAGCAGCTGTGCTTGAACATTTGTGCATATTATATCTTTTAAGGACTTTCTCTATATATGCCTTTTGAGATAGTCTTAATGCACCTTTGGACCTGTCTCGATGTATCTCAATGCCTAGAACATAAGAGGCATCACCGAGATCCTTCATGTCAAAGTTCAATGAGAGAAATCCTTTTGTCTCAAACAGCAAGTTCTTATCGCTGCTTGCTAATAGGATGTCATCCACGTAAAGCACGAGAATGATAAAAGAGCTCCCCTTGACCTTAATGTGTATGCAATTGTCCACTACATTTTTAATGAGGCCTGATTTCTTAATTACTTCATCAAACTTAAGGTACCATTGTCTGGACGCTtgttttaatccataaatggatttctttagtTTGCATCCTAACTGTTCTTTGCCTTCCATAACGAAACCTTCTGGTTGCGCCATGTAAACACTCATGCAAATCACTGTTAAGGAACGCAGTCTTAATGTCCGTCTGATGTAACTCGAGATCGAAATGTGCTACAAGAGCCATAACAATTCTGAACGAGTCTTTCTTTGAGACAGGCGAGAAGGTTTCTGTATAATCAATTCCTTCTCTCTGTGTGAATCCCttagccacaagtcttgctttgaacCGTTCGATTTTTCCTTTGGAGTCATACTTAgttttgtagacccatttacagcctactttCTTGGCTCCATTAGGAATTTCTACCAAGTTCCAAACCTTATTTGTGCTCATGGATTTCagctcttcttccatggcctcaaTCCACTTGTGGGAGTATTCACTACTCATCGCTTCCTTAAATGAGTTCGGATCATCAACCTTCCCCATGTCGTGTCCTTCACTTAAATACATGAAATCTTCTGAGACAGTTGAATTTCTTTCTCATCCTGATCTTCTTAGAGGTTGTGGTTCCACAGCGGGAGCAGGTTCAACTTCTTGCTCTTGTTGAATCTCTGATGTCCCGTCAGTGGTCTGATCCTGTGTGACCTCGGCAGGCTCTTCCATAGTTTCATTTTGATGCTCGATATTTACAGGCACATCCTCATGCTCACTTATGGTGGGTGTTCTCTCCGCATTAACTTCTGGAGGATCAACTACCTAAGTCGATGTTGTAAAACGAGTCATAGGCACATAATAATTTTGAGTCATCGGAGTGGGCTCATGAGTCCGCATTTCCTCAAGATCAATTTGCTTAGGCTCAGTGCATCCATTTTTCTCTAAGAAGACAGCATGCCTTGTCTCAACAAACTTAGTAGTACCCTTAGAACAATAAAATTTATATCCCTTTGATTTTTCCGGATAGCCAATGAAGTAGCAGCTTTCTGTCTTAGGATCTAATTTTCCAAGGGATggattaaataatttcacctaTGCTGCACAACCTCAAACATGCATATAATTCATGTTGGGTTTCCTACCAGTCCAGAGCTCATAAGGAGTCTTAGGGACTGACTTACTAGGAACACGGTTACTTATGTGTGCAGCAGTATTTAGCGATTCCATCCATAAACTCACTGGCAATGTAGAGTTGCTGAGCATACTGGCACCATGTTCATTAGGGTGCGGTTTCTTCtctcagctactccattttgctgaggtTCACCAGGAGTGGAATACTGAGCTACTATTCCATTTTCTTGAAGGAACTTAGCAAAGGGACCGGGGATTTGTCCATATATGGCATGTCTCCCATaatattcacccccctctgtcTAATCTTACCACTTTAATCTTCAACTCATGCTGATTTTCTACTTCAGATTTGAAGATTTTAAACATATCAAGTGCTTCAGACTTTTCTCTTATAGGGTAAATATAACCATAACGGGAGaaatcatcagtgaaagtaatgaaatAACTAAACCCGTCCACTGATCTTACATTAAATGGACCGCATATGTCAGTGTGAATTAATTCTAATAATCCTAAACTGCGCTTAGCTCCAtcctttttaatttgttttgtaAATTTTCCTTTAATACAATTAATGCATTGATCTAAGTCAAAGAAGTCTAATGTAGGGAAAATAAACAAAGTCTCATTACCTCTCTTGCGCTTATGGTTGAGACGCTCCATTCTCCCcttcgaaatatggcctaaacgtgAGTGCCAAAATTTCGACAAAGTCTCATTACCTCTCTTGCGCTTATGGTTGTTATCACTTACATTCATCACAGAGATATAACTTTGGGACAATAAACAAAGCTCATCATGTAAAGGTGCATAGCAAACTGTATCACCATCACAACTTATTACACATCTATTGTTCCCAAATGTCCACGAATATCCATCTCAATCTAACTTGGAAACAAAAATCAAGTTTCTCTGAATGGATGGAACATAAAGGACATCTAATAAACGAAGAGTGAAGCCGCTGTGAAGTGATAACTGAAGAGTCACAATGGCCTCCACTTTTGCTTCAACCCCATTTGCAACTCGGAGCTTTCGAGTCCCCCTTCTTATAGCCCGCGCGCCAGACAATCTCTGTGCGGAATTAGTAACATGAATAgtggcacctgagtcaatccaccaagtactTAATGGAAAATATGCATAAAAGGACTCATCAACTATAGAAATTAAGTTGTCATTACCATTCTTAATGCCATTGTTCGCCTAAATGATCATT
This window contains:
- the LOC120695163 gene encoding uncharacterized protein LOC120695163 — protein: MTGSGKGGESPTDFSECISKDELKKLVDDQRTYIDGKFNEMMRSINGVVTRLEHIEQHPPQQRHRRHPPDGDEDEDEDAVLDDDEDRDAHHLRRNRQGMGGNHNRGNNNSFAKTKFTMIPFAGTADPEAYLDWELAVEQKFNSHLVPTEHRVRLAASEFTSFALFWWNDLCNAGNAATVIKGVEEYYQELLIGLARCGIREDDDDTSARFFGGLNRDIQDILDYKDWTRFSQLYHLALKANGKYRDAALSNNLSGPTLGDRFSSVLMLRSPRRVLLSHQQHHQLMRQLLRGSSSRSSTNIVCHRCKGMGHVMKDCPSTRAFIAAPDGNGYVSASDVEDELVLAANFVADSEDEVEAIDSAAATKDLPSLPVQRVLTSKAEHEDEEKIQRKNLFHMFLQVKDCRVLTIIDSGSCSNLVSSDLIKRFGLPTRSISQPYYLEWFNTSSKIKEFDAGMESRMTPIKEGEDDEDIATLYMHELASSPSYKSTPTQFSCSSQIQPTPLHGFGNISLIRSRNEVILDALES